One window of the Pyrus communis chromosome 17, drPyrComm1.1, whole genome shotgun sequence genome contains the following:
- the LOC137723256 gene encoding protein THALLO-like: MHDDEENEEEEKPVWGGKKQNYYGVDNGDFEQKSSDDESVEEEESEVVRLQKERAKFSTLDDYGLDDIWENENDEELTFEEISMKGNSTKRFPVGIDLADGTGTAYEEVKKDLSAWSKAEQMDVLYYSAPELVGLLLELNDAHEELERKVNPLLGKVKKGEVMLEGGMRYLEVKELLLLSYCQAITFYLLLKSEGQPVRDHPVLACLIEIKILLNKMKQLDGNLPSHFEEILNKYNWVAAVAKSVHDIAKVEIPESLKDNENQNDEVDVQSMKMLKVRAALEEKLKQKGVFSSITPKIDKPRKLLKPLNGKLESYDDFNDDTVNIEGAIHGLNNGRASRRLSQAMMIYLGEMILGKGGENMSFECLQELESSLRLKLEMKMPLFWMLGM; the protein is encoded by the exons ATGCATGATGATGAAGAAaacgaggaagaagaaaaacctGTATGGGGTGGAAAGAAGCAAAACTATTATGGTGTTGATAATGGTGATTTTGAG CAAAAATCAAGTGACGATGAATCtgttgaagaggaagaatcagAAGTGGTGAGGCTGCAGAAAGAAAGGGCAAAATTTTCAACGCTGGATGACTATGGGCTTGACGATATTTGGGAAAATGAGAATGATGAGGAATTAACTTTTGAG GAAATTTCAATGAAGGGAAACAGTACAAAAAGGTTTCCAGTGGGAATCGATCTTGCAGATGGCACGGGTACAGCTTATGAGGAGGTGAAGAAAGATTTGAGTGCCTGGTCAAAAGCGGAGCAAATGGATGTTTTATATTA TTCCGCACCTGAATTAGTTGGGTTGTTGTTAGAGCTGAATGATGCACATGAAGAGCTTGAAAGAAAAGTGAATCCACTTCTGGGCAAg GTTAAAAAAGGGGAGGTCATGTTGGAAGGAGGGATGCGCTATTTAGAGGTTAAGGAGCTTCTTCTGCTTTCCTACTGCCAAGCAATAACATTCTACCTTCTTCTCAAGTCTGAAGGACAACCAGTTCGTGACCATCCAGTACTTGCTTGCCTAATAGAGATCAAGATTTTGTTGAATAAG ATGAAGCAACTTGATGGCAATCTACCATCTCATTTTGAGgaaattttaaacaaatataattGGGTGGCAGCAGTGGCAAAGTCGG TGCATGACATTGCTAAGGTAGAAATACCGGAGTCTCTGAAGGATAATGAAAACCAG AATGATGAAGTTGATGTACAGAGCATGAAAATGTTGAAAGTAAGAGCTGCCCTTGAGGAAAAGTTGAAGCAGAAAGGTGTCTTCAGTTCCATCACTCCGAAAATTGATAAACCCAGGAAACTTCTGAAGCCATTGAATGG GAAGCTTGAATCATATGATGATTTTAATGATGACACTGTAAATATTGAGGGTGCCATCCATGGATTGAACAACGGTCGTGCAAGTCGAAG GTTATCTCAGGCGATGATGATTTACCTCGGCGAGATGATATTGGGGAAAGGCGGAGAAAACATGAGCTTCGAGTGCTTGCAGGAGCTGGAATCAAGTCTCAGGCTGAAGCTAGAGATGAAAATGCCACTATTTTGGATGCTGGGGATGTGA
- the LOC137723257 gene encoding LOW QUALITY PROTEIN: protein THALLO (The sequence of the model RefSeq protein was modified relative to this genomic sequence to represent the inferred CDS: substituted 1 base at 1 genomic stop codon) — MEDSETGDSEDDFYEQVKEKXAAKLAAKAEIYSRSSTVLSLVDIETVDGKRHITYQMEKNKGLTCARKKLIKNPRKKYKLKHKKAVKSRKGQVREVRKPLGQYGGDATGINAGISRSTRFKN; from the exons ATGGAGGATAGTGAAACTGGAGATTCCGAAGATGACTTCTACGAACaagtgaaagaaaaatgagCTGCAAAACTTGCTGCCAAAGCTGAGATTTATTCGAG GTCCTCGACAGTTCTGTCTTTGGTTGATATTGAAACTGTTGATGGGAAACGCCATATTACGTATCAG ATGGAGAAGAACAAGGGACTTACTTGTGCTCGCAAGAAGCTGATCAAGAATCCGAGAAAGAAGTATAAG TTGAAGCACAAGAAGGCAGTGAAGAGTAGAAAAGGACAGGTGCGGGAGGTGAGGAAGCCCTTAGGTCAGTATGGTGGAGATGCCACTGGAATCAATGCGGGAATCAGTCGGAGCACCAGGTTCAAGAACTAA